The genomic window TAATTTAATTCTAATTATATGAAGTTTTATTTTAATACATTTACAACTAAATATAAGATTTATAGCTGTAAAATTGTTATAGTTATTCTTTTTGTTTACATTTGTAAATAAGCAATTTTAAAATAATAATTTACAATGGTAAACATAGATGATTTCGTAAAAAGGCTTGAGATTGTATTAGATTATTATGGCTTGAATGCCTCTGCATTTGCAGATAAAATTGGTGTGCAGCGTTCCAGTATGTCGCATCTTTTATCTGGCAGAAATAAACCAAGTCTGGATTTTGTAATGAAAATTTTAGAAGTTTTTCCAGATGTTAATTTATATTGGATATTGATCGGGAGGGGAAGTTTTCCTAAAAATGATGAAGTAGTAATTTCTGAAACCAAAGTCCCCTCTCCTATTTTAAATGAAAATTTGGCGCAAGATTTATTTTCAGAAATAAAATTTGACGAAAATGAAAAAGCTAAAACAAAAG from Flavobacterium fluviale includes these protein-coding regions:
- a CDS encoding helix-turn-helix domain-containing protein; protein product: MVNIDDFVKRLEIVLDYYGLNASAFADKIGVQRSSMSHLLSGRNKPSLDFVMKILEVFPDVNLYWILIGRGSFPKNDEVVISETKVPSPILNENLAQDLFSEIKFDENEKAKTKVIAESKTSNFNLEDNEIEKIVFFYKNGTFKTYSA